A section of the Centroberyx gerrardi isolate f3 chromosome 8, fCenGer3.hap1.cur.20231027, whole genome shotgun sequence genome encodes:
- the gc gene encoding vitamin D-binding protein, whose amino-acid sequence MLRAALCLLLLQSVAAQNEICNVYKTLKDEGFKAMFLVALAQNLRNSSQAELAPGLDEAHAMATMCCSAAATADCGREVKHALQALVRSRETQMRSICLVRRHNTDTTVRHKMLVEFSQKFPQVPVELIRPIVEGFMPTTASCCQRDMATCMRLTKQSINTMCNNKNVMALTTGIAECCKLDMFRNINCLSSMKPDPKPEGLSQRYDLPGDTQAVCRTYAESPEKAVTNVLYEVSRRHPEVSQAVILRYVAAAQQAVAKCCANNDPAECIKTAMADNDLEKAIADHIACYKNIAAFKATMGNPGFEKSLLIRYTRTMPQASFDLVHHTSKVMADIYAECLETDNDHELLACEDMVINAISEHCLIYGAASNDSKIPACCNQTYTERVQCFLSMEPDTDFQPPEFDAKNFQLGVKLCTNTAEEQLTFEKRLLYVLVSYKTTITGKQITKISDTFKAMKAKCCAEADKAACFNTEASLLKTGVTELLKSRDSA is encoded by the exons ATGCTGCGGGCCGcgctctgtctgctgctgctgcagtctgtggCAGCTCAGAATGAAATCTGCAATGTTTACAAAACACTCAAGGATGAGGGCTTCAAAGCAAT GTTTTTGGTGGCTCTCGCCCAGAACCTTCGTAACAGCTCCCAGGCTGAGTTGGCTCCAGGCCTTGATGAGGCTCATGCCATGGCCACCATGTGCTGCTCTGCTGCCGCCACAGCGGACTGTGGCAGAGAGGTG aaacATGCTCTCCAAGCTCTCGTCAGGAGCCGTGAGACACAAATGAGATCCATCTGTCTTGTCAGGAGACACAATACTGACACTACTGTGAGGCACAA GATGCTGGTGGAGTTCAGCCAGAAGTTTCCTCAGGTCCCAGTGGAGTTAATCCGGCCTATAGTGGAAGGGTTTATGCCCACGACTGCCTCCTGCTGCCAGAGAGACATGGCTACATGCATGAGGCTGACA AAGCAAAGTATTAACACAATGTGCAACAATAAGAATGTGATGGCACTTACGACTGGCATCGCAGAATGCTGCAAGCTGGATATGTTCCGTAACATCAACTGCTTGTCCAGCATGAAGCCTGACCCCAAACCCGAGGGCCTGTCCCAGCGCTACGACCTGCCTGGTGACACCCAGGCCGTGTGCCGCACCTACGCCGAGTCTCCTGAGAAAGCCGTCACCAA CGTGCTGTACGAAGTGTCCCGTCGTCACCCCGAGGTGTCCCAGGCGGTCATCCTTCGCTACGTCGCAGCAGCGCAGCAGGCCGTCGCCAAGTGCTGTGCCAACAACGACCCAGCCGAATGCATCAAGACCGCT ATGGCAGACAATGATCTTGAGAAGGCCATCGCTGACCACATTGCCTGTTACAAGAACATTGCAGCTTTTAAGGCAACCATGGGAAATCCTGGTTTTGAGAAGAG TTTGTTGATCAGGTACACTCGTACCATGCCTCAGGCCTCCTTCGACCTCGTCCACCACACATCTAAGGTGATGGCCGATATCTACGCTGAATGCTTAGAGACCGACAATGACCATGAGCTCCTGGCCTGCGAAGACATG GTGATCAACGCCATCAGCGAACATTGCTTAATCTATGGCGCTGCCAGCAATGACTCAAAGATCCCCGCCTGCTGCAACCAGACCTACACAGAGCGCGTTCAATGCTTCTTGTCCATGGAGCCGGACACTGACTTCCAGCCCCCAGAGTTCGATGCCAAGAACTTTCAATTGGGAGTCAAGCTCTGCACCAATACAGCAGAGGAGCAGCTTACGTTTGAGAAGAG ACTACTCTATGTCCTGGTGAGTTACAAAACCACCATTACAGGTAAACAGATCACGAAAATCAGTGACACCTTCAAAGCAATGAAGGCCAAGTGCTGCGCTGAGGCAGACAAGGCAGCCTGCTTCAACACCGAG GCTTCACTGTTGAAGACTGGGGTGACTGAGTTGTTGAAGAGTCGTGACTCTGCCTAA